A genomic stretch from Styela clava chromosome 5, kaStyClav1.hap1.2, whole genome shotgun sequence includes:
- the LOC120344131 gene encoding uncharacterized protein LOC120344131: protein MSESDEGVSTSLLGNRATSPPVAQRSSKSFVSQVKNTLFSFIKKAKGEADTVSQKQRGLESFTERVATFTVSKWMAKPLALSPPLFAQYGWQCIGVDTVKCCSCAAVMCVRLPWPDADNYRQQCFDYRQRVITSHMKICSWPSYPCSNSFVSPFFHSSASPSEILSQYQEREKNLIKLGTKLPNLDPNITTALNLSKADLRVLCQTQQDSESNASDTVESQSKFTVEITAAILAMCGWDTSHSLDSKSPTIICENSGRVMSLRSFFQLGSNSLSSDSDESHSQAAALLTSNGQSTLKRRLSTTNGEDSQSPIKKLKTATESALGSPRGKTITKQNFHPLEQHSPWSFWITTLNPISKVEFESDAAKKGASVTDKDQNDDLYHFIINPTMKEAKPGWLVVKNTILDKKNTSEKVQNVTNESSNSILDGNSPARDQTNFDAKIAASGSPVIHVRKLLKEWSRYK from the coding sequence ATGTCAGAGTCTGATGAGGGCGTATCGACCTCATTATTAGGTAATAGAGCTACATCGCCACCTGTTGCCCAGCGATCTTCAAAATCTTTCGTCTCTCAAGTGAAGAACACGCTTTTCTCGTTCATTAAGAAAGCAAAGGGAGAAGCAGATACTGTATCACAAAAGCAGAGAGGATTGGAATCCTTCACTGAGAGAGTTGCCACATTTACTGTATCAAAATGGATGGCAAAACCTCTTGCATTGAGTCCTCCCCTATTTGCTCAATATGGTTGGCAATGTATCGGTGTAGACACTGTTAAATGTTGTTCATGTGCCGCTGTTATGTGTGTCCGTCTTCCATGGCCTGATGCTGATAATTATCGTCAGCAGTGCTTTGATTACCGACAGAGAGTTATAACATCTCACATGAAAATATGTTCATGGCCGAGTTACCCATGTTCCAATTCATTTGTTTCTCCGTTTTTTCACAGTAGTGCATCACCAAGTGAGATCTTATCACAGTATCAAGAACGTGAAAAAAATCTCATAAAGCTTGGAACAAAACTCCCGAATTTAGATCCAAACATTACAACTGCTCTGAACTTGTCAAAAGCTGACCTAAGAGTTCTGTGTCAAACACAGCAGGATTCAGAAAGTAACGCGAGTGATACTGTCGAATCTCAATCTAAATTTACTGTTGAAATAACAGCGGCAATACTTGCGATGTGTGGTTGGGATACAAGTCACAGTTTAGATTCAAAGTCACCAACTATCATATGTGAAAATTCAGGAAGGGTAATGTCTCTACGAAGCTTTTTCCAACTTGGAAGTAACTCTCTATCTTCTGACAGCGATGAGTCCCATTCTCAAGCAGCTGCACTGCTTACTTCTAATGGTCAATCAACATTAAAAAGACGATTAAGCACAACAAATGGTGAAGATTCTCAGTCaccgatcaaaaaattgaaaacggcCACCGAAAGCGCTTTAGGTTCTCCTCGAGGAAAAACAATCACAAAGCAGAACTTCCATCCTTTGGAACAACATTCACCTTGGTCGTTTTGGATTACTACTCTAAACCCGATATCAAAAGTTGAGTTTGAAAGTGACGCTGCTAAAAAGGGAGCATCCGTAACTGACAAAGATCAAAATGACGatttatatcattttattatCAATCCCACCATGAAGGAAGCAAAGCCAGGGTGGTTGGTAGTCAAGAACACAATCCTCGATAAAAAGAACACAAGTGAAAAAGTGCAAAATGTTACAAACGAAAGTTCAAACTCTATTTTGGATGGAAATTCACCAGCCAGAGATCAAACGAACTTCGACGCCAAAATTGCTGCTTCCGGAAGTCCGGTAATTCATGTCAGAAAACTGTTAAAAGAATGGTCTCGatataaatag
- the LOC120343888 gene encoding ragulator complex protein LAMTOR3-A-like produces MSEDLKKFLYRQLSNVDGLYAIVVSDRDGVPVLKIANEKAPDYTLRPAFLGTFTLATDQASKLGYGRNKYIICSYSNYNIIKFTRQPLTVSFVTNSECNIGLILDLGEELQEYLGGVKQAVADLSKTFYNAN; encoded by the coding sequence ATGTCGGAAGATTTGAAGAAATTTCTCTATCGGCAACTTAGCAACGTTGACGGTCTGTACGCAATAGTTGTTTCAGATAGAGATGGAGTACCTGTTCTGAAAATTGCAAACGAAAAGGCACCTGATTACACCCTGCGGCCTGCATTTTTGGGGACTTTTACCTTGGCAACTGATCAAGCCAGTAAACTTGGCTACGGAAGAAATAAATACATTATATGCTCTTATAGTAACTACAATATTATAAAGTTCACTAGACAGCCTTTGACCGTCAGTTTTGTAACCAACAGTGAATGCAACATAGGACTAATTCTGGATCTTGGAGAGGAGTTACAAGAATATCTTGGTGGTGTGAAGCAGGCAGTTGCAGACTtatcaaaaacattttataacGCAAACTGA
- the LOC120344706 gene encoding U2 small nuclear ribonucleoprotein A'-like, producing the protein MVKLTPEIIEQAVQYVNAVRDRELILRGYKIPVIENLGATLDQFDTIDFSDNDLRKFEGFPLLKRIRSLMFNNNRICRIEEDIHLSIPNLKELYFTNNEIAELTDLDYLEGFKHLEFLSLLRNPVTHHKEYRLYVIHKLPQVRVLDFRKVKQREREEAKKLFGSKKGETLLNDIKQKSKNRTFTPGKPTQPTASISGPSAQDKQAIKEAIMKAKSLEEIENLKRMLQSGKIPGKDKNGLTNGADKEEETEMEVS; encoded by the coding sequence ATGGTGAAATTAACCCCAGAGATCATCGAGCAAGCAGTCCAGTATGTAAACGCTGTACGAGATCGTGAACTGATCTTACGAGGCTACAAAATTCCTGTCATTGAAAATTTAGGTGCGACTTTGGACCAGTTTGACACAATAGACTTTTCTGATAATGATTTACGAAAGTTTGAAGGTTTTCCGTTGCTCAAACGGATAAGATCTTTGATGTTTAACAATAACCGTATTTGTAGAATCGAAGAAGATATTCATCTGAGTATCCCTAACTTGAAGGAGCTTTACTTCACGAACAACGAAATTGCGGAATTGACCGATCTTGATTATTTGGAAGGATTTAAACACTTGGAATTTTTGAGCCTATTGCGCAATCCTGTTACTCATCACAAAGAATATAGACTTTATGTTATTCACAAATTACCACAAGTACGAGTTTTAGATTTTCGTAAAGTTAAACAACGTGAACGAGAAGAAGCCAAAAAACTATTCGGTTCGAAAAAAGGGGAAACACTGCTCAATGACATCAAACAAAAATCAAAGAATAGGACTTTCACTCCAGGAAAACCAACACAGCCGACTGCCTCCATTTCAGGGCCGTCCGCTCAGGATAAGCAAGCTATCAAGGAGGCAATCATGAAAGCAAAATCTCTTGAAGAGATAGAAAATCTAAAAAGAATGCTTCAATCTGGAAAAATCCCCGGGAAAGATAAAAACGGTCTCACAAACGGTGCTGATAAAGAAGAGGAGACTGAAATGGAAGTGTCCTAA